Proteins encoded within one genomic window of Saccharopolyspora pogona:
- the pepN gene encoding aminopeptidase N, which yields MAPPNLTREQAEQRAALLEVQSYVIELDLSAGAGGPDVETFGSTTTVRFRSNEAGADSWIDLVADRVHSAVLNGVELDVSDYDESTGIRLPNLAADNELVVRADCAYTNTGEGLHRFVDPVDGGVYLYSQFETADAKRMFTCFDQPDLKATYQITVDAPESWKVISNATAEVTDSANGKRHEFATTKPMSTYLVALVAGPYAEWRDVFPGEDGQDEIPLGIYCRASLAEHLDAERLFTETKQGFGFYHKAFGVPYPFGKYDQCFVPEFNAGAMENAGCVTFLEDYVFRSKVTGYLYERRCETVLHEMAHMWFGDLVTMRWWDDLWLNESFATWASVLAQVGATQYGHAWTTFASVEKSWAYRQDQLPSTHPVAADIQDLQAVEVNFDGITYAKGASVLKQLVAYVGLDNFLAGLRIYFNRHAWGNATLNDLLQALEEASGRDLSWWSAQWLETTGLNMLRPRFATDDAGRFTSFEVVQNGARPGAGELRTHRLAIGIYDDEGGKLVRKHRVELDVTGERTEVPDLVGVHRGKLVLVNDDDLTYCSLRFDPESLAALIDRIGDIDESLPRALCWSTAWEMTREAELKARDFVTLVLGASAEGGIGAESEIGVVQRVLLQTQTSLASYVDPSWQAEGWRRFTGRLFELARAAEPGSDHQLAFVNSLAGSVLSAEEVAELRGWLDGSAPLAGLTVDTDLRWQLLQALVAHGAAGESEIDAELEKDQTATGRRRAERARALIPTPESKEKAWQRAVHDDQLPNAVSDSIIAGFQHPVQRELLTPYVRRYFEEIDEVWQRRSSERAQPTVIGLFPSWAVTDDTVAESDAWLADEHPSALRRLVSEGRAGIVRALAAREFDRS from the coding sequence GTGGCCCCGCCGAACCTCACCCGCGAACAGGCCGAGCAGCGCGCGGCCCTGCTGGAGGTCCAGTCGTACGTGATCGAACTGGATCTCAGTGCCGGCGCGGGTGGCCCGGACGTGGAGACGTTCGGTTCCACCACCACGGTGCGGTTCCGCAGCAACGAGGCAGGCGCCGACAGCTGGATCGACCTGGTCGCCGACCGGGTGCACAGCGCCGTGCTCAACGGAGTCGAGCTCGACGTCTCCGACTACGACGAGTCCACCGGCATCCGGCTGCCGAATCTGGCCGCCGACAACGAGCTCGTGGTGCGCGCCGACTGCGCCTACACCAACACCGGCGAGGGCCTGCACCGCTTCGTCGACCCGGTCGACGGCGGCGTGTACCTCTACAGCCAGTTCGAGACCGCCGACGCGAAGCGGATGTTCACCTGCTTCGACCAGCCCGACCTGAAGGCCACCTACCAGATCACGGTGGACGCCCCGGAGTCGTGGAAGGTCATCTCCAACGCCACCGCCGAGGTCACCGACTCGGCGAACGGCAAGCGGCACGAATTCGCCACCACCAAGCCGATGTCCACCTACCTGGTAGCGCTGGTGGCCGGGCCGTACGCCGAGTGGCGCGACGTCTTCCCCGGCGAGGATGGCCAGGACGAGATCCCGCTGGGCATCTACTGCCGCGCTTCGCTTGCCGAGCACCTCGACGCGGAGCGGCTGTTCACCGAGACCAAGCAGGGTTTCGGCTTCTACCACAAGGCGTTCGGGGTGCCCTACCCGTTCGGCAAGTACGACCAGTGCTTCGTGCCGGAGTTCAACGCGGGCGCGATGGAGAACGCCGGTTGCGTCACATTCCTGGAGGACTACGTCTTCCGGTCAAAGGTCACCGGCTACCTCTACGAGCGGCGCTGCGAGACGGTGCTGCACGAGATGGCGCACATGTGGTTCGGCGACCTGGTGACCATGCGCTGGTGGGACGACCTGTGGCTCAACGAGTCGTTCGCGACCTGGGCCAGCGTGCTCGCGCAGGTCGGCGCCACCCAGTACGGCCATGCGTGGACGACGTTCGCCAGCGTGGAGAAGTCCTGGGCGTACCGGCAGGACCAGCTGCCGTCCACCCACCCGGTGGCCGCCGACATTCAGGACCTGCAGGCCGTCGAAGTCAACTTCGACGGCATCACCTACGCCAAGGGCGCCTCGGTCCTCAAGCAGCTGGTCGCCTACGTGGGCCTGGACAACTTCCTGGCCGGGCTGCGGATCTACTTCAACCGGCACGCCTGGGGCAACGCCACCCTCAACGACCTGCTGCAGGCGCTGGAGGAGGCCTCCGGTCGCGACCTGTCGTGGTGGAGCGCGCAGTGGCTGGAGACCACGGGCCTGAACATGCTGCGGCCGCGGTTCGCCACCGACGACGCGGGCCGGTTCACCTCGTTCGAGGTGGTGCAGAACGGCGCCCGGCCCGGCGCGGGCGAGCTGCGCACGCACCGGCTGGCGATCGGCATCTACGACGACGAGGGCGGCAAGCTAGTGCGCAAGCACCGCGTCGAGCTCGACGTCACCGGCGAGCGCACCGAGGTGCCCGACCTGGTCGGCGTGCATCGGGGCAAGCTCGTGCTGGTCAACGACGACGACCTGACCTATTGTTCGCTGCGCTTCGACCCCGAGTCGCTGGCCGCGCTGATCGACCGGATCGGCGACATCGACGAGTCGTTGCCGCGGGCGCTGTGCTGGTCCACCGCGTGGGAGATGACCCGCGAGGCCGAGCTGAAGGCGCGCGACTTCGTGACGCTGGTGCTGGGCGCGTCGGCGGAGGGCGGCATCGGTGCCGAGAGCGAGATCGGCGTGGTGCAGCGGGTGCTGCTGCAGACCCAGACCTCGCTCGCGTCCTATGTGGACCCGTCGTGGCAGGCGGAGGGCTGGCGGCGGTTCACCGGTCGGCTCTTCGAGCTCGCTCGCGCCGCCGAGCCCGGTTCGGACCACCAGCTCGCGTTCGTCAATTCGCTGGCCGGATCGGTGCTCTCCGCCGAGGAGGTCGCCGAGTTGCGCGGCTGGCTGGACGGGTCGGCGCCGCTGGCCGGGCTGACCGTCGACACCGACCTGCGCTGGCAGCTGCTGCAGGCGCTGGTCGCGCACGGCGCGGCAGGCGAGTCCGAGATCGACGCCGAGCTGGAGAAGGACCAGACCGCAACCGGTCGGCGGCGCGCGGAGCGGGCGCGGGCGCTGATCCCGACTCCGGAGTCCAAGGAGAAGGCCTGGCAGCGGGCGGTGCACGACGACCAGCTGCCGAACGCGGTCAGCGACTCGATCATCGCGGGCTTCCAGCACCCGGTCCAGCGCGAACTGCTCACGCCGTACGTGCGCCGCTACTTCGAGGAGATCGACGAGGTCTGGCAGCGCCGTTCCAGCGAGCGGGCCCAGCCGACCGTGATCGGGCTGTTCCCGTCGTGGGCGGTCACCGACGACACGGTGGCGGAATCGGACGCGTGGCTGGCCGACGAGCACCCGTCGGCGCTGCGCCGCTTGGTGTCGGAGGGTCGCGCGGGCATCGTGCGCGCCCTCGCGGCCCGGGAGTTCGACCGCTCCTGA
- a CDS encoding response regulator has translation MPELISAISELLWPLIALMAIFVFRRAIWRVLRTAEKRELEFEIGGQRLTMHQLNDQQNDMIQDLQRQLSLLSKQLEERDRVGAPAEAPVPVPALPEAPEIAGNGDGRHEAEVELPPVHSPAGPEPLAVLWVAEKPEAHAILAEQLRDNGVRVTMTTTNDAALAELSQRQYRLIVEDMGRKENGRWRPDAGLALLRELRDLGVDTPVIVYSSQQAQQQYGEQARQLGAVGTTSSAYEMFQNLQSFDLL, from the coding sequence ATGCCCGAACTGATCTCCGCCATCTCCGAGCTGCTGTGGCCGTTGATCGCGCTGATGGCGATTTTCGTGTTCCGCCGCGCCATCTGGCGGGTGTTGCGCACCGCCGAGAAGCGGGAGCTGGAGTTCGAGATCGGCGGCCAGCGGCTCACCATGCACCAGCTCAACGATCAGCAGAACGACATGATCCAGGACCTGCAGCGGCAGCTGAGCCTGCTCAGCAAGCAGCTGGAGGAACGCGACCGGGTCGGCGCCCCGGCGGAGGCGCCGGTGCCCGTTCCGGCGCTACCCGAAGCACCCGAGATCGCCGGCAACGGCGACGGCAGGCACGAGGCAGAAGTCGAACTGCCGCCGGTGCACTCGCCGGCCGGGCCGGAACCGCTCGCGGTGCTCTGGGTCGCGGAGAAGCCGGAGGCGCACGCAATCCTGGCGGAGCAACTCCGGGACAACGGCGTGCGGGTGACGATGACGACGACCAACGATGCGGCGCTGGCGGAGCTGTCCCAACGGCAGTACCGGCTGATCGTGGAGGACATGGGCCGCAAGGAGAACGGCAGGTGGCGCCCCGACGCCGGGCTCGCGCTGCTGCGCGAACTGCGCGATCTGGGCGTGGACACCCCGGTGATCGTCTACAGCAGCCAGCAGGCCCAGCAGCAGTACGGCGAACAAGCGCGACAGCTTGGCGCGGTCGGCACGACGTCGTCGGCCTACGAGATGTTCCAGAACCTCCAGAGCTTCGACCTGCTCTGA
- a CDS encoding DUF5130 family protein: MATGEIARRPAADAGELGIGEAMMATGRLSVARHVEPDRPRLPFGPGQLARLDEALALSSRSTGLEFAIYLGDLGEDTRKQAEELHANLGAIASDGVLIAVSPGQQKFEIVTGEEAHRRIPDRSCQLAAMSMVASFKEGELIDGLVGALRMLADTAGTSYQQSRSRH; the protein is encoded by the coding sequence GTGGCAACTGGTGAGATCGCGCGGCGGCCCGCCGCGGACGCCGGTGAGCTCGGCATCGGCGAAGCGATGATGGCCACCGGTCGGCTGTCTGTCGCCCGCCACGTCGAACCCGACCGGCCGCGGCTGCCGTTCGGCCCCGGCCAGCTCGCGCGACTGGACGAGGCGTTGGCGCTGTCCAGCCGCAGCACCGGGCTGGAGTTCGCGATCTACCTCGGCGATCTCGGCGAGGACACCCGCAAGCAGGCCGAGGAGCTGCACGCGAACCTCGGGGCGATCGCCTCCGACGGCGTGCTGATCGCGGTTTCGCCAGGCCAGCAGAAGTTCGAGATCGTCACCGGCGAGGAAGCGCACCGGCGCATCCCGGACCGCAGCTGCCAGCTCGCCGCGATGAGCATGGTCGCGTCCTTCAAGGAGGGCGAGCTGATCGACGGCCTCGTCGGGGCCCTGCGGATGCTCGCCGACACGGCTGGCACCAGCTACCAGCAGTCCCGCTCCCGCCACTGA
- the ctaJ gene encoding aa3-type cytochrome oxidase subunit CtaJ, with protein sequence MTVLATVLFLAVIPAAIYGLIVLIAMWPRLTRPRYRAGQEWDFAPVFWVSNPAGVNSAAPMADVDSVAAQDDARPSTARGGARGNW encoded by the coding sequence GTGACTGTCCTGGCGACTGTTCTCTTCCTGGCGGTGATCCCCGCGGCCATCTACGGCCTGATCGTGCTCATCGCGATGTGGCCTCGGCTCACCCGTCCGCGTTACCGAGCGGGGCAGGAGTGGGATTTCGCGCCGGTGTTCTGGGTGTCCAACCCGGCGGGTGTGAACTCCGCTGCACCGATGGCAGACGTGGATTCGGTGGCTGCGCAGGACGATGCGCGGCCCAGCACTGCTCGGGGAGGCGCACGTGGCAACTGGTGA
- a CDS encoding right-handed parallel beta-helix repeat-containing protein, giving the protein MSIIETATRSSALTLPTINRPLLEHGVRISGRNHGVRISGQHGVRISSERGVRISGQQGVRISSGVRISGRQGVRISGQHGVRISSERGVRISGQQGVRISSGVRISGRQGVRISGQHGVRISSERGVRISGQQGVRISSGVRISGRQGVRISGEHGVRISSERGVRISGQQGVRISSGVRISGRQGVRISGERGVRISGEQGVRISGQHGVRIS; this is encoded by the coding sequence ATGTCGATCATCGAAACCGCCACTCGGAGCAGCGCCCTCACTCTCCCGACGATTAACCGGCCACTGCTTGAACACGGCGTCCGGATCAGCGGCCGCAACCACGGTGTGCGCATCAGCGGACAGCACGGCGTCCGCATCAGCAGCGAGCGCGGCGTCCGCATCAGCGGGCAGCAAGGCGTGCGGATTTCCAGCGGTGTGCGGATCAGCGGGCGTCAGGGTGTGCGGATCAGCGGACAGCACGGCGTCCGCATCAGCAGCGAGCGCGGCGTCCGCATCAGCGGGCAGCAAGGCGTGCGGATTTCCAGCGGTGTGCGGATCAGCGGGCGTCAGGGTGTGCGGATCAGCGGACAGCACGGCGTCCGCATCAGCAGCGAGCGCGGCGTCCGCATCAGCGGGCAGCAAGGCGTGCGGATTTCCAGCGGTGTGCGGATCAGCGGGCGTCAGGGTGTGCGGATCAGCGGAGAGCACGGCGTCCGAATCAGCAGCGAGCGCGGCGTCCGCATCAGCGGGCAGCAAGGCGTGCGGATTTCCAGCGGTGTGCGGATCAGCGGGCGTCAGGGTGTGCGGATCAGCGGAGAGCGCGGCGTCCGCATCAGCGGCGAGCAAGGCGTGCGCATCAGCGGGCAGCACGGCGTGCGGATCAGCTGA
- a CDS encoding HNH endonuclease, which yields MPDRQPIRQPALKATGLASRAPLCPPSRAGTSLPQSDRPPGHAPSWRKRRVLLLNTTFEPLTALPLRRAIVLLVCGKAEVVHGDSAGMMLHSATASVEVPSVIRLSNFVRVPYRGRVPLTRAALMLRDNYRCVYCGARAETIDHVVPRSRGGPHTWENCVACCTKCNHRKADKTLSELAWRLPVAPHAPRGRHWRLLAGLSETDPLWLPYLGEPAA from the coding sequence GTGCCCGACCGACAACCGATCCGACAACCGGCGCTGAAGGCCACCGGCCTCGCGTCGCGGGCCCCGCTGTGCCCGCCTAGCCGCGCTGGCACTTCGCTGCCGCAGTCGGACCGGCCTCCCGGTCACGCACCGTCCTGGCGAAAACGCCGGGTGCTCTTGCTCAACACGACGTTCGAGCCATTGACCGCGCTCCCGCTGCGCCGAGCGATCGTGCTGCTCGTCTGCGGCAAGGCCGAGGTCGTGCACGGCGATTCGGCCGGCATGATGCTGCATTCCGCGACTGCCAGCGTCGAAGTCCCGTCGGTGATCAGGTTGAGCAACTTCGTGCGAGTGCCGTACCGCGGCCGAGTGCCGTTGACCCGAGCCGCGTTGATGCTGCGGGACAACTACCGGTGCGTGTACTGCGGTGCTCGCGCTGAAACGATAGATCATGTCGTGCCGCGCAGCCGCGGCGGGCCGCACACTTGGGAGAACTGCGTCGCCTGCTGCACGAAGTGCAACCACCGCAAGGCGGACAAGACGCTCAGCGAGCTGGCCTGGCGCCTCCCGGTGGCACCGCACGCGCCGCGCGGGCGGCACTGGCGGTTGCTGGCTGGGCTTTCTGAAACGGACCCGCTGTGGCTGCCGTACCTCGGTGAGCCTGCGGCCTGA
- a CDS encoding prolyl oligopeptidase family serine peptidase, whose amino-acid sequence MNDVQAAHLTYPRADRDDIIEDLHGHQVADPYRWLEDPAEPRTEAWSTAQDELARTWLDALPGREVVAERMRSLLAAGSVSAPAWRVGRAFFTRREPGQEFPVLYVREPDGAERVLLDVTELDPSGLTTLDSWTPSLEGDRLAYQISVGGDEESLLHVLDVATGDLVEGPIDRCRYSTISWLPGGEEYFYIRRLAPELVPDGEEQFHRRVWRHRVSADPDQDLLVHGEGLDHTYYYGTRVSRDGRWLVVEGSPGTARRDSVWIADLSGGCDVPDLRQVVDTSDGYRVGAWVERDGRLYVMTTLDAPRWRLCVADPTNPEPANWTELIAEEPDSVLEGVRWFDTGDGDPQLVVLRTRHAVSEVTLHDPATGRRTAEVPLPSTGQVTALTTVDEATEGDRDRLWIGWTDFATPSCVHAYSRRTRQTALDQQAPGTIELPTVHTQQVTYRSLDGTPVRMFLLSPAAEPDRPRPVFMTGYGGFSLSREPGYTPSALAWVAAGGVWALPSLRGGGEEGEEWHVAGMREQKQHTFDDFHAAAQHLIDEGWTTAEQLAISGGSNGGLLVGAALTQRPDLYRAVVCSAPLLDMVRYEQFLLGRTWNDEYGTADDAEELGWLLSYSPYHNVTDQTDYPSVLFTVFESDSRVDPNHARKMCAALQHATSSDPAKRPVLLRRETEVGHAARSVSRTVGLATDQLAFLSEATGLALD is encoded by the coding sequence GTGAACGACGTGCAAGCAGCGCATCTGACCTACCCCCGCGCCGACCGCGACGACATCATCGAAGACCTGCACGGCCACCAGGTGGCCGATCCGTACCGGTGGCTGGAGGACCCGGCCGAGCCGCGCACCGAGGCGTGGTCGACGGCGCAGGACGAGCTCGCCCGCACCTGGCTGGACGCGTTGCCCGGCCGCGAAGTGGTCGCGGAGCGGATGCGATCGCTGCTGGCCGCCGGTTCCGTCTCGGCCCCGGCCTGGCGCGTGGGGCGGGCGTTCTTCACCCGCCGGGAGCCCGGGCAGGAGTTCCCCGTACTTTACGTGCGCGAGCCCGACGGCGCCGAGCGGGTGCTGCTGGACGTCACCGAGCTGGACCCGTCCGGGCTGACCACGCTGGACAGCTGGACGCCGAGCCTGGAGGGCGACCGGCTGGCCTACCAGATCTCCGTCGGCGGCGACGAGGAGTCGCTGCTGCACGTGCTGGACGTCGCCACCGGCGACCTCGTCGAGGGCCCGATCGACCGGTGCCGCTATTCGACGATCTCGTGGCTGCCCGGCGGCGAGGAGTACTTCTACATCCGGCGGCTGGCACCGGAGCTGGTGCCCGACGGCGAGGAGCAGTTTCACCGCCGGGTGTGGCGGCACCGGGTGAGTGCCGACCCCGACCAGGACCTGCTGGTGCACGGCGAGGGCCTGGACCACACCTACTACTACGGAACCCGGGTGTCGCGGGACGGCCGTTGGCTGGTCGTCGAGGGCAGCCCGGGCACCGCGCGGCGGGATTCGGTGTGGATCGCCGACCTATCCGGGGGCTGCGACGTGCCGGACCTCCGGCAGGTCGTGGACACCTCCGACGGGTACCGGGTCGGCGCCTGGGTGGAGCGCGATGGCCGGCTGTACGTGATGACGACGCTGGACGCCCCGCGCTGGCGGCTGTGCGTGGCAGACCCGACCAACCCGGAGCCGGCGAACTGGACCGAGCTGATCGCCGAGGAACCCGACTCGGTGCTGGAGGGCGTGCGCTGGTTCGACACCGGTGACGGCGACCCGCAGCTGGTGGTGCTGCGGACCCGGCACGCGGTGTCCGAGGTGACGCTGCACGATCCGGCCACCGGTCGGCGGACCGCAGAGGTCCCGCTGCCGAGCACCGGACAGGTCACCGCGCTGACCACCGTGGACGAAGCCACCGAAGGCGACCGCGACCGGCTGTGGATCGGCTGGACCGACTTCGCCACCCCGTCGTGCGTGCACGCCTACTCCCGCCGCACCAGGCAGACCGCGCTGGACCAGCAGGCGCCGGGCACCATCGAGCTGCCCACGGTGCACACCCAGCAGGTCACCTACCGCTCGCTGGACGGCACCCCGGTGCGGATGTTCCTGCTGAGCCCGGCGGCCGAACCCGACCGCCCCCGGCCGGTGTTCATGACCGGCTACGGCGGTTTCTCCCTGTCCCGCGAGCCCGGCTACACGCCGTCCGCGCTGGCGTGGGTCGCCGCCGGCGGCGTCTGGGCGTTGCCCTCGCTGCGCGGTGGCGGCGAGGAAGGCGAGGAGTGGCACGTTGCGGGCATGCGCGAGCAGAAGCAGCACACCTTCGACGACTTCCACGCGGCGGCGCAGCACCTGATCGATGAGGGCTGGACGACCGCCGAGCAGCTGGCGATCTCCGGTGGCTCGAACGGCGGCCTGCTGGTCGGGGCGGCGCTGACGCAGCGCCCGGACCTCTACCGGGCGGTGGTGTGCTCGGCGCCGCTGCTGGACATGGTCCGCTACGAGCAGTTCCTGCTCGGCCGCACGTGGAACGACGAGTACGGCACCGCCGACGATGCGGAGGAGCTGGGCTGGCTGCTGTCCTATTCGCCGTACCACAACGTGACCGACCAGACGGACTACCCGTCGGTGCTGTTCACCGTCTTCGAATCGGACTCCCGGGTCGACCCGAACCACGCCCGCAAGATGTGCGCGGCGTTGCAGCACGCCACCAGCTCCGACCCGGCGAAACGTCCGGTTCTGCTGCGCCGGGAGACCGAGGTCGGGCATGCCGCGCGTTCGGTGTCCCGTACGGTGGGTCTGGCGACCGACCAGCTCGCCTTCCTCTCGGAGGCCACCGGACTCGCCCTGGACTGA
- a CDS encoding mechanosensitive ion channel family protein, producing the protein MDLPLLTQPNCAVDSFWCRTISDWTGNQWLASYADLLIAKPVNILLILVVAFIVRWLVHRTINRLTRGNGKPPKLLTSLKERRADTMTAELLSERRVQRARTIGSVLKSMASFVIFGLGAIYVLQVLSIQIAPVLASAGVLGVAVAFGAQNLVRDFLSGMFMLVEDQYGVGDVVDLGEASGTVESVGLRVTTLRDINGTVWYVRNGEILRVGNSSQGFAVAVVDFPISHTSDVQKAIEVAAKVATEAVSREPLTKDVLNPPEMLGVDQITADTITLRMTTKVRPGRQWAVQRRLRAEIKRAYDEQDIEPPYPYGRPLHSGPVA; encoded by the coding sequence ATGGATCTGCCGCTTTTGACCCAACCGAACTGTGCCGTGGACTCGTTCTGGTGCCGGACCATCTCCGATTGGACCGGCAACCAGTGGCTGGCGTCCTACGCCGACCTCCTCATCGCCAAGCCGGTGAACATCCTGCTCATCCTGGTCGTCGCATTCATCGTGCGATGGCTGGTGCACCGCACGATCAACCGCCTCACCCGCGGCAACGGCAAACCCCCGAAACTGCTGACTTCGCTGAAGGAACGCCGGGCGGACACGATGACGGCCGAGTTGCTGTCGGAGCGGCGCGTCCAGCGCGCGCGCACGATCGGCTCGGTGCTCAAGTCGATGGCCTCGTTCGTGATCTTCGGCCTTGGCGCGATCTACGTGCTGCAGGTGCTGAGCATCCAGATCGCCCCGGTGCTGGCCTCTGCCGGTGTGCTGGGTGTCGCGGTCGCCTTCGGCGCCCAGAACCTCGTCCGGGACTTCCTGTCCGGCATGTTCATGCTGGTCGAGGACCAGTACGGCGTCGGTGACGTGGTCGACCTCGGCGAGGCCAGCGGCACCGTCGAGTCCGTCGGCCTGCGGGTCACCACGCTGCGCGACATCAACGGTACCGTCTGGTACGTCCGCAACGGCGAGATCCTGCGGGTCGGTAACTCCAGCCAGGGCTTCGCCGTGGCCGTGGTGGACTTCCCGATCTCGCACACCAGTGACGTGCAGAAGGCCATCGAGGTGGCCGCCAAGGTCGCCACCGAGGCGGTCTCGCGCGAGCCGCTGACCAAGGACGTGCTTAACCCGCCGGAAATGCTGGGCGTGGACCAGATCACCGCGGACACCATCACCCTGCGCATGACCACCAAGGTCCGCCCCGGCAGGCAGTGGGCGGTGCAGCGGCGGTTGCGCGCGGAGATCAAGCGAGCTTACGACGAGCAGGACATCGAGCCGCCATACCCGTACGGTCGGCCGCTGCATTCCGGCCCGGTTGCATAG
- a CDS encoding globin, with protein MTSVETFYQQVGGEATFHRIVARFYEEVAEDELLRPLYPEEDLGPAEERLRLFLIQYWGGPHTYSDRRGHPRLRMRHAPFKIGPAERDAWLRCMRIAIDEVDLKPEHRDQLWQYMEMAANSMINSWF; from the coding sequence GTGACTTCCGTGGAGACCTTCTACCAGCAGGTCGGCGGCGAGGCGACCTTCCACCGGATCGTGGCGCGCTTCTACGAGGAGGTGGCCGAGGACGAGCTGCTGCGGCCGCTCTACCCGGAGGAGGACCTCGGGCCCGCCGAGGAACGGCTGCGGCTGTTCCTGATCCAGTACTGGGGCGGCCCGCACACGTACTCCGACCGGCGCGGCCACCCCCGGCTGCGGATGCGGCACGCCCCGTTCAAAATCGGCCCGGCGGAGCGGGACGCATGGCTGCGCTGCATGCGGATCGCGATCGACGAGGTCGACCTCAAACCGGAGCACCGCGACCAGCTGTGGCAGTACATGGAGATGGCCGCCAACAGCATGATCAACTCCTGGTTCTGA
- a CDS encoding heparan-alpha-glucosaminide N-acetyltransferase domain-containing protein, with translation MSARAPELSLPRTTERTRRLVGVDIARFVAVFGMFCIHFGVPFAQGDVEVWIAQFSSGRSTALFTLLAGVSLAMMTGRSEPPTDSALRDARVRVAVRAVLLLVVGLALARATSATGFLLTVIIPFYGLYFLLAVPFIRLRARGLLIAAVVAAAVGPQLSFVLRAWIAGDTPLRAVVDAIDLIDPGHLIADEGLFDLLLLGFYPAASYLPLVLAGMAVGRLDLRSTKVRIWLGATGLAVSYAGCELSSWLVESTGTALPPGPSEGTVPIDHPEWLLTASAHSGSTFELLDSGGIALVILAICLELAGRTGRSLKPLATAGSMALTLYAIHALTLAWQIVVGGWPLSGVPDTLAQLASMGPALPTDVPNMPAFPRDGHRPEGVVAFVNTYMPELFLIFSIVFPLIWKRFFRRGPLEAAISETVRWVTERSARQR, from the coding sequence ATGTCTGCCCGTGCGCCCGAGCTGAGCCTTCCTCGGACGACGGAACGCACCCGCCGGTTGGTCGGCGTCGACATCGCCCGGTTCGTCGCGGTGTTCGGCATGTTCTGCATCCACTTCGGCGTGCCGTTCGCGCAGGGCGACGTTGAGGTTTGGATCGCGCAGTTCTCCAGCGGCCGGTCCACCGCGCTGTTCACCCTGCTGGCCGGGGTCTCGCTGGCGATGATGACAGGGCGCAGCGAGCCGCCGACCGATAGCGCGCTCCGCGACGCCCGCGTCCGGGTCGCGGTGCGCGCGGTGCTGCTGCTGGTGGTCGGCCTCGCGCTGGCGCGGGCGACCAGCGCGACGGGCTTCCTGCTCACCGTGATCATCCCGTTCTACGGGCTCTACTTCTTGCTGGCAGTGCCGTTCATCCGGTTGCGGGCGCGCGGGCTGCTGATCGCCGCGGTCGTCGCGGCCGCGGTGGGTCCCCAGCTGTCGTTCGTGCTGCGGGCCTGGATCGCCGGGGACACGCCGCTGCGCGCGGTCGTCGACGCGATCGACCTGATCGATCCGGGGCATCTGATCGCCGACGAGGGGCTGTTCGACCTGCTGCTGCTCGGCTTCTACCCGGCGGCGTCGTACCTGCCGCTGGTGCTGGCCGGGATGGCCGTCGGGCGGTTGGACCTGCGGTCGACCAAAGTGCGGATCTGGCTCGGCGCGACCGGGCTGGCCGTGTCGTACGCGGGGTGCGAGCTGTCGAGCTGGCTGGTGGAGTCCACCGGCACGGCACTGCCGCCGGGGCCGAGCGAGGGCACCGTCCCGATCGACCACCCGGAGTGGCTACTGACCGCCTCCGCGCACAGCGGCAGCACGTTCGAACTGCTCGACTCCGGGGGCATCGCGTTGGTGATCCTCGCGATCTGCCTGGAACTGGCCGGCCGGACCGGGCGGTCGCTGAAGCCACTGGCCACGGCCGGCTCGATGGCGCTGACGCTGTACGCGATCCACGCGCTGACGCTGGCCTGGCAGATCGTCGTCGGCGGCTGGCCGCTGAGCGGCGTGCCGGACACCCTGGCCCAGCTGGCCAGCATGGGCCCGGCGCTGCCGACGGACGTCCCGAACATGCCGGCGTTCCCGCGCGACGGCCACCGCCCCGAGGGCGTGGTGGCGTTCGTCAACACCTACATGCCCGAGCTTTTCCTGATCTTCTCGATCGTGTTCCCGCTGATCTGGAAGCGGTTCTTCCGCCGCGGGCCGCTGGAGGCGGCCATCAGCGAGACCGTCCGGTGGGTGACCGAGCGTTCGGCCCGCCAGCGCTGA
- a CDS encoding DUF397 domain-containing protein codes for MADLVETRWITSSYSGGNGNCVEVAVGADWTGVRDTKDRAGGALVVSARQWRGFIAAVKSAHYEL; via the coding sequence GTGGCCGACTTAGTTGAGACGCGTTGGATCACGAGTAGCTACAGCGGCGGTAACGGCAACTGCGTCGAAGTGGCCGTGGGGGCTGACTGGACCGGGGTGCGGGACACGAAGGATCGGGCTGGCGGCGCCCTGGTCGTGTCGGCACGTCAGTGGCGGGGCTTTATCGCTGCTGTGAAGTCCGCCCACTACGAGCTCTGA